A window from Choristoneura fumiferana chromosome 22, NRCan_CFum_1, whole genome shotgun sequence encodes these proteins:
- the homer gene encoding homer protein isoform X1 has translation MREDNSGFLPAISEVDEQPIFTCKAHVFHIDPKTKRSWMSASSTAVSVSFFYDSSRNLYRIISVEGTKAVINSTITANMTFTKTSQKFGQWSDVRANTVYGLGFASEAELGKFIEKFQEVKEAIQAQQMSGKATNGNSGAATPVASATASPLLAARAPADDAPPQPPPQQPKVDNEEMMVHQRAHSVSSTLQGGYATVGRAPRGPLASAGAPPPEVLPESTEQQLRYENDRLKLALAQSSANAKKWEVELATLKSNNLRLTAALQESTANVDEWKRQLHQYREEVARARHFAGKGNEANETEQLRQRVAQLEAELAQKNEELAQITKSRKSEQDAEAKLAQSQLELALAAHDGQRQVVQALNDQLARQLEELSTINREINAALQT, from the exons TGAGCAGCCAATCTTCACGTGCAAGGCGCACGTGTTCCACATAGACCCAAAGACGAAGCGTTCCTGGATGTCCGCCAGTTCCACTGCCGTCTCCGTCTCCTTCTTCTATGACTCTTCACGTAACCTGTACCGCATCATCAGCGTTGAAGGCACCAAG GCGGTAATAAACAGCACGATAACAGCAAACATGACATTCACTAAGACTTCTCAAAAGTTCGGGCAATGGAGCGACGTTCGAGCAAACACCGTGTATGGGTTAGGCTTCGCGTCTGAAGCCGAACTCGGAAAG TTCATAGAAAAGTTCCAAGAGGTGAAGGAGGCTATACAAGCGCAACAGATGTCAGGTAAAGCCACCAATGGGAACAGCGGAGCGGCCACGCCGGTGGCTTCAGCCACGGCCtcgccgctgctcgccgcccgcgcgcccgcTGACGACGCGCcgccgcagccgccgccgcaACAG CCAAAAGTGGACAACGAAGAGATGATGGTCCACCAGAGAGCGCACTCCGTGTCGTCTACGCTGCAG GGCGGTTATGCGACGGTGGGGCGGGCGCCGCGCGGCCCGCTGGCGTCCGCGGGAGCACCTCCGCCCGAGGTGTTGCCAGAGTCCACGGAACAACAGCTTCGCTACGAGAACGACCGGTTGAAGCTCGCGCTTGCACAGAG CTCTGCGAACGCCAAGAAGTGGGAGGTGGAACTGGCCACTCTTAAGAGCAACAACCTCCGCCTCACCGCTGCCCTCCAGGAGAGCACCGCCAACGTGGACGAGTGGAAACGGCAGCTGCATCAGTACCGGGAGGAAGTGGCGCGCGCGAGACACTTCGCTGGTAAAG GCAACGAGGCGAATGAAACCGAGCAGCTGCGACAGCGCGTGGCGCAGCTGGAAGCGGAGCTGGCGCAGAAGAACGAGGAGTTGGCGCAGATCACAAAGTCAAGGAAGAGCGAACAG GACGCCGAGGCGAAGCTGGCCCAGAGCCAGCTGGAACTAGCGCTGGCGGCGCACGACGGCCAGCGGCAGGTCGTGCAGGCGCTCAACGACCAGCTGGCGCGGCAGCTCGAGGAACTG TCGACGATCAATCGCGAGATCAACGCGGCGCTGCAGACATGA
- the homer gene encoding homer protein isoform X2: MTAGKETMGEQPIFTCKAHVFHIDPKTKRSWMSASSTAVSVSFFYDSSRNLYRIISVEGTKAVINSTITANMTFTKTSQKFGQWSDVRANTVYGLGFASEAELGKFIEKFQEVKEAIQAQQMSGKATNGNSGAATPVASATASPLLAARAPADDAPPQPPPQQPKVDNEEMMVHQRAHSVSSTLQGGYATVGRAPRGPLASAGAPPPEVLPESTEQQLRYENDRLKLALAQSSANAKKWEVELATLKSNNLRLTAALQESTANVDEWKRQLHQYREEVARARHFAGKGNEANETEQLRQRVAQLEAELAQKNEELAQITKSRKSEQDAEAKLAQSQLELALAAHDGQRQVVQALNDQLARQLEELSTINREINAALQT, encoded by the exons TGAGCAGCCAATCTTCACGTGCAAGGCGCACGTGTTCCACATAGACCCAAAGACGAAGCGTTCCTGGATGTCCGCCAGTTCCACTGCCGTCTCCGTCTCCTTCTTCTATGACTCTTCACGTAACCTGTACCGCATCATCAGCGTTGAAGGCACCAAG GCGGTAATAAACAGCACGATAACAGCAAACATGACATTCACTAAGACTTCTCAAAAGTTCGGGCAATGGAGCGACGTTCGAGCAAACACCGTGTATGGGTTAGGCTTCGCGTCTGAAGCCGAACTCGGAAAG TTCATAGAAAAGTTCCAAGAGGTGAAGGAGGCTATACAAGCGCAACAGATGTCAGGTAAAGCCACCAATGGGAACAGCGGAGCGGCCACGCCGGTGGCTTCAGCCACGGCCtcgccgctgctcgccgcccgcgcgcccgcTGACGACGCGCcgccgcagccgccgccgcaACAG CCAAAAGTGGACAACGAAGAGATGATGGTCCACCAGAGAGCGCACTCCGTGTCGTCTACGCTGCAG GGCGGTTATGCGACGGTGGGGCGGGCGCCGCGCGGCCCGCTGGCGTCCGCGGGAGCACCTCCGCCCGAGGTGTTGCCAGAGTCCACGGAACAACAGCTTCGCTACGAGAACGACCGGTTGAAGCTCGCGCTTGCACAGAG CTCTGCGAACGCCAAGAAGTGGGAGGTGGAACTGGCCACTCTTAAGAGCAACAACCTCCGCCTCACCGCTGCCCTCCAGGAGAGCACCGCCAACGTGGACGAGTGGAAACGGCAGCTGCATCAGTACCGGGAGGAAGTGGCGCGCGCGAGACACTTCGCTGGTAAAG GCAACGAGGCGAATGAAACCGAGCAGCTGCGACAGCGCGTGGCGCAGCTGGAAGCGGAGCTGGCGCAGAAGAACGAGGAGTTGGCGCAGATCACAAAGTCAAGGAAGAGCGAACAG GACGCCGAGGCGAAGCTGGCCCAGAGCCAGCTGGAACTAGCGCTGGCGGCGCACGACGGCCAGCGGCAGGTCGTGCAGGCGCTCAACGACCAGCTGGCGCGGCAGCTCGAGGAACTG TCGACGATCAATCGCGAGATCAACGCGGCGCTGCAGACATGA
- the homer gene encoding homer protein isoform X3 has product MDIINGIFEQPIFTCKAHVFHIDPKTKRSWMSASSTAVSVSFFYDSSRNLYRIISVEGTKAVINSTITANMTFTKTSQKFGQWSDVRANTVYGLGFASEAELGKFIEKFQEVKEAIQAQQMSGKATNGNSGAATPVASATASPLLAARAPADDAPPQPPPQQPKVDNEEMMVHQRAHSVSSTLQGGYATVGRAPRGPLASAGAPPPEVLPESTEQQLRYENDRLKLALAQSSANAKKWEVELATLKSNNLRLTAALQESTANVDEWKRQLHQYREEVARARHFAGKGNEANETEQLRQRVAQLEAELAQKNEELAQITKSRKSEQDAEAKLAQSQLELALAAHDGQRQVVQALNDQLARQLEELSTINREINAALQT; this is encoded by the exons TGAGCAGCCAATCTTCACGTGCAAGGCGCACGTGTTCCACATAGACCCAAAGACGAAGCGTTCCTGGATGTCCGCCAGTTCCACTGCCGTCTCCGTCTCCTTCTTCTATGACTCTTCACGTAACCTGTACCGCATCATCAGCGTTGAAGGCACCAAG GCGGTAATAAACAGCACGATAACAGCAAACATGACATTCACTAAGACTTCTCAAAAGTTCGGGCAATGGAGCGACGTTCGAGCAAACACCGTGTATGGGTTAGGCTTCGCGTCTGAAGCCGAACTCGGAAAG TTCATAGAAAAGTTCCAAGAGGTGAAGGAGGCTATACAAGCGCAACAGATGTCAGGTAAAGCCACCAATGGGAACAGCGGAGCGGCCACGCCGGTGGCTTCAGCCACGGCCtcgccgctgctcgccgcccgcgcgcccgcTGACGACGCGCcgccgcagccgccgccgcaACAG CCAAAAGTGGACAACGAAGAGATGATGGTCCACCAGAGAGCGCACTCCGTGTCGTCTACGCTGCAG GGCGGTTATGCGACGGTGGGGCGGGCGCCGCGCGGCCCGCTGGCGTCCGCGGGAGCACCTCCGCCCGAGGTGTTGCCAGAGTCCACGGAACAACAGCTTCGCTACGAGAACGACCGGTTGAAGCTCGCGCTTGCACAGAG CTCTGCGAACGCCAAGAAGTGGGAGGTGGAACTGGCCACTCTTAAGAGCAACAACCTCCGCCTCACCGCTGCCCTCCAGGAGAGCACCGCCAACGTGGACGAGTGGAAACGGCAGCTGCATCAGTACCGGGAGGAAGTGGCGCGCGCGAGACACTTCGCTGGTAAAG GCAACGAGGCGAATGAAACCGAGCAGCTGCGACAGCGCGTGGCGCAGCTGGAAGCGGAGCTGGCGCAGAAGAACGAGGAGTTGGCGCAGATCACAAAGTCAAGGAAGAGCGAACAG GACGCCGAGGCGAAGCTGGCCCAGAGCCAGCTGGAACTAGCGCTGGCGGCGCACGACGGCCAGCGGCAGGTCGTGCAGGCGCTCAACGACCAGCTGGCGCGGCAGCTCGAGGAACTG TCGACGATCAATCGCGAGATCAACGCGGCGCTGCAGACATGA
- the LOC141440565 gene encoding uncharacterized protein has protein sequence MEISILALPLFLVVACAAAQFEGYHGYEDLDAYKYKAIPHQSLDEHHEEYDVDYHAHPKYSFDYSVKDPHTGDNKEHWETRDGDKVKGSYTLIETDGTKRVVEYEADDKNGFNAIVHKIGTPVEHPIEHPVEHPVKHKPVKAFEPNYHHEFSNQGFDDGFVPIVGYEH, from the exons ATGGAAATATCAATT CTTGCCCTCCCCCTTTTCCTGGTGGTCGCGTGTGCCGCGGCCCAGTTTGAAGGTTACCATGGCTACGAGGACCTGGACGCCTATAAATACAAGGCTATACCCCACCAGAGCTTGGACGAGCATCACGAGGAATACGATGTGGATTACCAT GCGCATCCAAAATATTCCTTCGACTATTCTGTGAAAGACCCTCACACTGGCGACAACAAGGAGCACTGGGAGACCAGGGATGGCGACAAAGTTAAAG GCAGCTACACCCTCATAGAGACAGATGGCACAAAACGCGTGGTAGAATACGAGGCAGACGACAAAAACGGTTTCAACGCGATCGTTCACAAAATAGGCACGCCGGTTGAACACCCCATCGAACACCCCGTCGAACACCCCGTCAAACACAAGCCGGTCAAGGCGTTCGAGCCGAACTACCACCACGAGTTCAGCAATCAAGGGTTTGACGATGGTTTCGTGCCGATTGTCGGATACGAACATTAA